One stretch of Aeromicrobium fastidiosum DNA includes these proteins:
- a CDS encoding SCO6745 family protein, translated as MTQNRAFWRSIEAVHDVVYFAPDAKQRYEALGLKGYWMGYVASRSAALGTPSPTTVTALFHGFAPALVRRALPDAWERATPADVLEARLTIARDALAPVLDGVDVDRVARELEQVVAGLDFAGKPLAAAHADVPAPGDEVGRLWHAATVVREYRGDCHVAVLTAAGLDGASANALAVAAGLAPAEQRTVRGWTEEEWDDAVSRLGTRGWVDSTGALTDTGRSARAQIEDTTDRVCAAGLDRHATGRAITVEAALTGIARNLDHAGAVPYPNPTAVPRP; from the coding sequence ATGACTCAGAACAGGGCGTTCTGGCGCTCGATCGAGGCAGTTCACGACGTCGTCTACTTCGCGCCCGATGCGAAGCAGCGCTACGAGGCCCTCGGCCTGAAGGGCTACTGGATGGGCTACGTGGCGTCGCGGTCGGCCGCGCTCGGCACACCGTCGCCGACGACCGTCACGGCCCTGTTCCACGGCTTCGCCCCGGCGCTGGTCCGGCGGGCGCTGCCGGACGCCTGGGAGCGTGCGACGCCGGCGGACGTCCTGGAGGCCCGGCTGACGATCGCCCGCGACGCCTTGGCTCCTGTCCTGGACGGGGTCGACGTCGACCGGGTGGCCCGCGAGCTCGAGCAGGTCGTCGCGGGCCTCGACTTCGCCGGCAAGCCGCTCGCCGCGGCGCACGCCGACGTCCCCGCGCCGGGCGACGAGGTCGGACGCCTCTGGCACGCGGCGACGGTCGTGCGGGAGTACCGCGGCGACTGCCACGTCGCGGTGCTGACCGCCGCCGGGCTCGACGGTGCCTCCGCCAACGCCCTGGCCGTCGCGGCGGGGCTCGCCCCGGCCGAGCAGCGCACCGTCCGGGGCTGGACCGAGGAGGAGTGGGACGACGCGGTCAGCCGCCTCGGCACCCGCGGCTGGGTCGACTCGACCGGCGCGCTGACCGACACCGGACGGTCGGCGCGCGCCCAGATCGAGGACACCACGGACCGGGTCTGCGCCGCGGGCCTCGACCGTCACGCGACGGGACGTGCCATCACGGTCGAGGCGGCGCTGACCGGCATCGCCCGCAACCTCGACCACGCCGGTGCCGTGCCGTATCCCAACCCCACCGCCGTCCCCCGCCCCTGA
- a CDS encoding SCO6745 family protein: MTLRRSFWHAVETIHHVVYFSPDAKAAFEAVGLKGSWMGYFASRSVALGTPPPEVVVATFHGFAPRMVHRALPSAWQLASRDDILAARLDLARSTIAPGFEGVDVAELARGLQAGLAGLDLAGRPLAAGHRALPVPDDDLAAVWHAASTLREFRGDSHLAVLTAAGIDGAAANVLAVAAGMAMDGQQQLRGWTDEEWAAGADRLRSRGWIGDDDSITEAGIIARTQIETDTDHATAAGISAEAVEHFSSVAALAVQASKQIVAAGIDPTGH, encoded by the coding sequence GTGACCCTCCGCAGAAGCTTCTGGCACGCCGTCGAGACCATCCACCACGTCGTCTATTTCAGCCCCGACGCCAAGGCCGCCTTCGAGGCCGTCGGGCTCAAGGGCTCCTGGATGGGCTACTTCGCGTCGCGCTCGGTCGCGCTCGGGACCCCGCCGCCCGAGGTCGTCGTCGCGACGTTCCACGGCTTCGCGCCACGCATGGTGCACCGCGCCCTGCCCTCCGCGTGGCAGCTCGCCTCCCGCGACGACATCCTCGCGGCCCGTCTCGACCTGGCCCGGTCGACGATCGCGCCCGGCTTCGAGGGCGTCGACGTCGCCGAGCTGGCCCGGGGCCTACAGGCCGGGCTGGCCGGCCTCGACCTCGCCGGACGCCCCCTCGCCGCGGGTCACCGCGCACTCCCCGTGCCCGACGACGATCTCGCTGCCGTGTGGCACGCCGCCTCGACGCTGCGCGAGTTCCGCGGCGACTCGCACCTCGCGGTGCTGACGGCCGCCGGCATCGACGGAGCCGCGGCCAACGTGCTCGCGGTCGCGGCCGGCATGGCCATGGACGGCCAGCAGCAGCTGCGCGGATGGACCGACGAGGAGTGGGCTGCGGGTGCCGACCGCCTGCGCTCGCGCGGCTGGATCGGCGACGACGACTCCATCACGGAGGCCGGCATCATCGCCCGCACCCAGATCGAGACCGACACCGACCACGCCACGGCCGCCGGCATCAGCGCCGAGGCCGTCGAGCACTTCTCGTCGGTGGCCGCGCTGGCCGTGCAGGCGTCCAAGCAGATCGTCGCCGCGGGGATCGACCCGACGGGTCACTGA